The sequence ACATCCATGGCTTTTGATAGAGCTAGCACATCAGACCAGCCTGCGGTAAGAAACAGCAAAAAGGAATTGCCTAAAAGTTTAAGACCCGCAGCTCTGTTAACTTCTGTTCCGAAATTGAGTAGCTTGCCCGTCATGCCTGAAAGAACAGGCTCCACTTTTTGAATGAGTTCCTGGTCTCCCGAAACTAGCATGTAGCCGGTACCATCCAGGGCATTTGGCGGACCCATAAAAACAGGTGCATGCAAATAGTGGAAGCCTTGATGTTTCCAATAAGCTGTGCGCCTGGTTGCGCCTTCGGTAGAGGTGGTTGTATGGTCGATAATAATAACCCCTGGTTTAAATCCTGACTTTGCTAATTCAAGTGTTGCATCCACTGCGGCGTCGTCCGACAAAGTGAGGTGAATGCGTTCAGCGTTTTTTACTGCTTCGGTAATATTTTCAAAAGCTTTAGCACCAAACCCTTCGAGGTTCTTCGCTTTAGCAAAAGTTCTGTTCCAGACATTTACCTCTTCGTTTTTCTTTAGAAATGCTTTTACAAAATTCGATCCGAGAAGTCCGGTTCCTATATATGTTATCATAATTTATTTTTTTAGTAAATGAGATTAGTTTTATCGTTTCAGCAGGTTAATATAAGAAACATTTTATGAGTTGATGAAATAGAAGAAAAGCAAA is a genomic window of Sphingobacteriaceae bacterium containing:
- a CDS encoding 6-phosphogluconate dehydrogenase, with the protein product MITYIGTGLLGSNFVKAFLKKNEEVNVWNRTFAKAKNLEGFGAKAFENITEAVKNAERIHLTLSDDAAVDATLELAKSGFKPGVIIIDHTTTSTEGATRRTAYWKHQGFHYLHAPVFMGPPNALDGTGYMLVSGDQELIQKVEPVLSGMTGKLLNFGTEVNRAAGLKLLGNSFLLFLTAGWSDVLALSKAMDVPSSDLVSLFDNWNPGAMAPARLQRILAADFANPSWELNMARKDARLMMEEANAANQHLAAIPAIAAEMDKWIDKGFGNNDWTVIAKDNV